The sequence CAGTCTCCAGACGATGTGAAGAGGAGGGTGAAGAGTCCTAGTGGGACGGGGGGCCACATCAGACAGAAGGCTGTGAGGAGACCCTCCAGTATGTACAGCACCACCAAGAAGAAGGAGAACCCCATCGAGGATGAACTCATCTACAGAGTCGGTGGGTGATGATCAGAGAGACGTGTAATACCTATTAATATTAGTCTAACTCTGTGGTACAGCTGCTtatatttacatttgagtcatttaggtGATTATCTTATCCTATGACTAAAGTAGCTAAAACAATCACAAGTCACGATTGCAAATTACAAgtaaaaacattttcaaaaacaGCTTTCTCTACTACTGTCTTTGATAATCAGTTTAAAGGCCTGCATGGTACAGAACAGGCCATGGGGAAAAGAAGGAAATACTACACATTGGTTCAATGCTCCCATAGTTTTTTTAAGCAGTGTTACTGATGAAGACATTAACATTTGACTTGTTATTTTATGCTCGTATCCAGAGGCAGATGCAACTGAAGTAGGTACAATAAGACTAAAGTAAGACAACCACATATAGTGATAAAGTTGGATAATAGTTATCTTAGTTTTCTCAGTGCAGGCTGCAGGGTACAGACAATGCTGTGGAAAAAGTAGGAAAATACTCACAATTTGTTTCACTGCTCTCAGCAATCTTACTGATGAAGATCTTTTGAGGTCTCTCTGTGATAACTCGTGACTGCTATTTAGCCCTTGTTAACATGAACACTGAGACTCTGTGTTCTTACTGGATGTGTGGTGGTTTGACTCAGTGATCTTACTGGATGTGTGGTGGTTTGACTCAGTGATCTTACTGGATGTGTGGTGGTTTGACTCAGTGATCTTACTGGATGTGTGGTGGTTTGACTCAGTGATCTTACTGGATGTGTGGTGGTTTGACTCAGTGATCTTACTGGATGTGTGGTGGTTTGACTCAGTGATCTTACTGGATGTGTGGTGGTTTGACTCAGTGATCTTACTGGATGTGTGGTGGTTTGACTCAGTGATCTTACTGGATGTGTGTATTTGACAGGAACCAGAGGGAGAGATAAAGCAGAGTTTACAAACCTCCAGGGAATCTCCACCTCCAGCAACGGACGCATCGTAGTGGCTGACAGCAACAACCAGTGTATACAGGTGAGATTACAACCATACAAccagttgagactggtgttttgcgggtactttttaatgaagctgccagttgaggacttgtgagtcgtctgtttctcaaactagatactctaatgtacttgtcctcttgctcagttgtgcaccggggcctcccactcctctttctattctgattagtgccagtttgcgctgttctgtgaaggtgtagtacacagcgttgtacaagatcttcagtttcttggcaatttctcgcatggaatagccttcatttctcagaacaagaatagactgacgagtttcagaagaaagttctttgtttctggccattttgatcctgtaatcgaacccacaaatgctgatgatccagatactcaactagtctaaagaaggccagttttattgctattgtaaacttggattagctaacacaacgtgccattggaagacaggagtgatggttgctgataatgggcctctgtacgcctatgtagatattccataaaaaataagccgtttccagctacaatagtcatttacaacactaacaatgtctactctgtaaaaatgtgcttttctttcaaaaacaagaaaattacgaattgaccccaaacttttgaacggcagtgtaagtatcaaaagtaaatgtaattgctaaaatatacttaagtatcaaaagtaaaagataaggtataaataattaaaaattccttatattaagtaaaccagggcacaatttatttttttaatttacggatggccaggggcacaccaacactcagacataatttataaatgaagcatttgtgttcgTGAGTTTgcaagatcagaggcagtatggaaggccagggatgttctcttgattctCTTGTGttaattggaccattttcctgtcctgcctcagcattcaaaatgtaatgagtacttatgggtgtcagggaaaatgtatggagtaaaaagtacatcattctttgggaatgtagtaaaagtaaaagtttggGAATGTAgtaaatgtcaaaaatataaataaagtaATGTACAGATTCTCCAAAAAACTACTtgagtagtactttaaagtatttttacttaagtactatACACCACTGCACACAAACTGTGAGAGAAAGGTAACCATGTGTATAGTGACAGCGTGCAGAGTGGGATGAGTACTAAATTCATTGTTGCAAAGCAGAAAAGGTATTAGGTTGAGGTAGTTTCAATCAAGGTATCACAGGTCAAGCACATATTTCAAGGCACATCTCAAATTCCACCCTATTCCTTATTGTCCCTTAAGAAAAAGGTTATTTCAAATTCAAATCTGTTTTtaagtgttgttgtggtattatTCTCCAGGTGTTCTCCAACGATGGGGCATTCAAGCTGAGGTTTGGGGTCAGGGGTCGGTCGCCGGGGCAACTGCAGCGCCCCACGGGGGTCACTGTGGATATGAACGGTGACATCATTGTGGCCGACTACGACAACCGCTGGGTCAGCATCTTCTCCTCCGACGGGAAGTTCAAGGTGAGAGGTCATCAGGTCACTCTAGGAGACTGGTCTTGAGAAAGACCTTGAGCTGAAACGTCAACGTTAAACAGTCTACTATATCCCCTCTCCTTGTATGTTCTAtaccacatatgtcagagtcaaggcccgcgggccacatccggcccgcgagaaggttttttacggcccctgggatgatcttgatttattattagaaccggcccgcagaccgcagcaagccggcagcccgcagatcttttacacgcaccaatactacatttcccacaatgcaacggtgacgcaccgagcagtaggctgcttcatttcaatatttattggcacagcagtcgtcagcatcacagtaaaattaactttcagatacccatcaaaaatggcaaaacggaaggtggacactgagaaccgggggtttcaaacaaggtgggagtcggagtatatgttcacggaggtagctggaaaacctgtgtgtcttctgtgtggagaaagtgtggcggtactgaaagagtataatctgagacgacattatgaaacgaaacacgcggacaaaaacaagaatatggacatggaacaaaggctacaaaaggcagaggaattaaaacgaggcctcaaatctcgacaggctctgttcaaaaaagccaaatcacaaggccaggctgctgtcaaggccagttttattttggcagaagagatcgctaaatcagcccggccatttacggagggggatttcatcaaaaactgcatgattaaagtttgtgacgaagtttgcccagaaaaaaggcaactctttttaaatgtgagtctgagcagaaacaccattgccgtaggttttcagtaggttcaattaggttcactagactatatgcgtcatttaaaaaattttcaatgaacattcgaacagtccggccctcggcttgtagctaaattttttatttggccctccgtccatttgactttgacacccctgttctaTACGTACCGGGTGCACTGAGCTTTCCCATAGCTGCCCCTTTGATTTGCACGTCAGATAAGACTCATCACAATTCACAtctttccctctccatccctctgacCTTCCATTCTCTCCCTGACAGAGTAAGATCGGGGCGGGTCGTCTGATGGGCCCTAAAGGAGTGGCGGTGGACAGGAACGGACACATCATCACCGTGGATAACAAGGCCTGCTGTGTGTTCATCTTCCAGGCCAATGGGAAGCTGGTCACCAAGTTTGGAGCCAGGGGGACATCAGACAGACAGTTCACAGGTAGGGGAGAAACTCCTTGCATGATCTATCTATGGGTTTGCAGTTTTGGGAGTTATTCCACTGTTTGTCACTATTTTTGGAACAATTCCTGTTCTATTGTATTCTCCTTTCTGCTTTTATCTCTTTGGTCAGTGTGATTCTCTTACATTTCTATAACCCTCCAATTATATGGCTTCACTAGCTCCATGGAGAAACCTGTCACTCATTTCAATCTCATCTCTGACTTTGACCTTTTATTGTTTCTTTTTTAGAAAAAAGTGGTACAAACATTTCACTGGAACCCAAGCTGAGTAAATCTGGCCCTGCGTTCAGTAAGTATTGATGTATGGTATAGCAGTCTCTTCATGATACAACTGCCCATTGCCGCGTCTTACATTGCTTGGTGTTTCCCTTTGTGGCTAGTGTTTCCACAGTGCTGTTGTGTACAAAGTCCTAAAATAGTCTAGAACTTCCTCTACTGCACTGTTATGTTGATGACTCATCTTCTCTCcgcctcctctcttccctctccctgtctcttcccctctccctctctatatcccttcctccctccccttcccttcctccctccccttccctacCCTAGGTCCCCACTTTGTGGcgatcaacaacaaaaatgagATTGTGGTAACAGACTTCCACAACCATTCAGTGAAGGTACGTCTCACTattctctttctccctgtgtgtgtgtgtgtgtgtgtgtgtgtgtgtgtgtgtgtgtgtgtgtgtgtgtgtgtgtgtgtgtgtgtgtgtgtgtgtgtgtgtgtgtgtgtgtgtgtgttactgtagtCATATCAGGTAGGTTTAAAATGCCTTGACTTCAAGCCTTGAGCATTCTGTGGTTGCAGCTTTGTGTCACTCCCTCACTGCCATCCTGTAGTTACTGTACGTAACTGTGCCACAGGAAAATGTCCACTTCCACTGTTGGGTATCTGATGTCAgtttaaatcatttcaaatgaAAGGAATAGAAATCCCCAAACTCTGTTATGTTAACTGTTGGATGTGCGTAGTAGACTACCTCTGAACAGTgtaggttagggttgtggtttaAGGTTGGGCTTGAGGTTAGAGTTGAACCAggctgtggacatgaagctaggattGACGTTGAGGTTAGAGTGAGGGTTGAAcctggatgtggacatgaagctagggttgtggttgaggttaGAGTGAGGGTTGAACCTggctgtggacatgaagctagggttgtggttgaggttaGAGTGAGGGTTGAAcctggatgtggacatgaagctaggaatGAGGTTGAGGTTAGAGTGAGTTTGAAcctggatgtggacatgaagctaggaatGAGGTTGAGGTTAGAGTGAGTTTGAAcctggatgtggacatgaagctagggttgacGTTGAGGTTAGAGTGAGGGTTGAACCtagatgtggacatgaagctaggtttgaggttagggttgaacctggctgtggacatgaagctagggttgaggTTAGAGTTGAACCTggctgtggacatgaagctagggttgacGTTGAGGTTAGAGTGAGGGTTGAACCTGGCTGTGGACATGAAGCCAGGGTTGAGGTTAGACTTGAAACTggctgtggacatgaagctagggttgaggttgaggttAGAGTGAGAGTTGAAcctgtggacatgaagctaggttgaGGTTAGAGTGAGGGTTGAACCTGGCTGTGGACATGAAGCCAGGGTTGAGGTTAGACTTGAACCTggctgtggacatgaagctagggttgaggTTAGAGTGAGAGTTGAAcctgtggacatgaagctaggttgaGGTTAGAGTTGAACCTggctgtggacatgaagctagggttgaggTTAGAGTTGAACCTggctgtggacatgaagctagggttgaggTTAGAGTTGAACCTggctgtggacatgaagctaggtttgAGGTTGCGGTTCGAGTTGAACatggatgtggacatgaagctagggttgaggTTCGTGTTGAACCTggctgtggacatgaagctagggttgaggTTAGAGTTGAACCTggctgtggacatgaagctagggttgaggTTAGAGTTGAACCTggctgtggacatgaagctagggttgaggTTAGAGTTGAACCTggctgtggacatgaagctagggttgaggTTAGAGTTGAACCTggctgtggacatgaagctagggttgaggTTAGAGTTGAACCTggctgtggacatgaagctagggttgaggTTAGAGTTGAACCTggctgtggacatgaagctagggttgaggTTAGAGTTGAAcctggatgtggacatgaagctagggttgaggTTCGGACACACTACTTCTGAACAGTTTGAATTCCTTCCCTAATAGGTGTACAGTGCAGACGGGGAGTTCCTGTTTAAGTTTGGTTCCCATGGCGAGGGGAACGGACAGTTCAACGCCCCGACAGGCGTTGCCGTGGACGCCAACGGGAACATCATCGTTGCCGACTGGGGGAACAGCAGAATACAGGTCAGTTAATGATTAACAAGCAGCATTAGTTATTATATTTTATTTACTCTTTCgagttataataataataataatgatgatcaTAAGTAATATAACTTATGAGTACAGCTGACCCtgatcttgattttgtattgtcCTGCAGGTGTTTGATAGTTCCGGGTCGTTCCTGTCCTACATCAACACCACAGCAGACCCTCTCTATGGTCCACAGGGCCTGTCTCTCACCTCTGATGGACACGTGGCTGTGGCTGACTCTGGCAACCACTGCTTCAAGGTTTACCGCTACCTGCAGTAGGTAGAACCATTGCTTTAGGGACGGTCTGTTGCAGGCCTACCACTAtcagggtgcgtcccaaatggccccctattctattcatagtgcactacttattaACAgaaacccatagggctctggtcaaaagtagtgcactatataaggaataggttgccatttgggatgtaccccAGATCTGCGCCGGACAGACAAACCAACCACAGCCTGACCTGGGTCAAAAAAATAGGTcaaatacttgaaagtattttaaGTGTTTGGGATGTGCTTGATTTACCTATTTATTtgagtttgcacttttgggactgtTCCATTGGTTCAGGCAAACCAAATCAAGTGCAACACTTGAAGTATTGGAAAGTATTTGATCTAATGTATGTATTTTTGCCCCTAGGTCAGAGCACGTGCTAGCACTGAGCAACGACACAAACCAATGTACTATACATAAtatacaggtgcaatgatctttCCAATAGCTGTCCCTTTGATTTGCACATCTGATCAGATCCACCTCATCCAGTTAGTGTTCTCTGAACCCCCCCAACATCATGAAGTGACAATATAACCCCAGTTTACTCCTCCATGTGGTGTGTTAATGGAGTTTACtgagtctgaaatggcaccctattctttgtgtagttcactacttttgaccagggcccattgggctctggtcaaaagtagtgcactatgttgggaataaggtgccattgtGTGTAGAGTGTATTTACCTCTTTGTTCAGTCATTGATGTAAAACTACGAGGAGGTATGAAGGAGGTATGaagtgtgtatatactgtaactGATATTAGGAGACCAGATCAGTGATAGATTGAAGTACATGTATAATAATTGAGCCATGTTGTGAAGGAGCTCGTCCCAATGCATGAAGTTTTATCTTTACCTTGTTAACTCAGACGTGACGACATAACAGTGGAGTTTATGAACTGTTTCTTCGCCATGGTCTAAGTGCAACGAAAAATGTGCTTACAGTGAAACCAACCAACGACGCAAAGCAAAAGCTTTTGAAACATAATTTCTCTTTCAGGTGTATCTAAGAACAAACTGACTTAACCTAAAGCCATCTCACATATAAAAGGTCATCACCATCTGTGCATTGATTTGCTGTATGAACTGTGTATGCATAACTGTATACTGTGTATAATGGATCATTATGCAGCTTATCTGTGCTTTGATTTTAAAACATATCTTTTGGTTATTCCGAGAACAGCAGTCTAGCATTCCAGCGTTTCTATGTATGGCAGCTGTCCTAAAGTGTGCTTTTTAAATCAGGAGTTCAGCTGGAGAAGAGATGTGTCATGATTATTGCATATGTGAGCAGCAGAATTATTATAATCTTTGTTAATATCTGTTCTTTTTAAAAAGGAAAAAAATTCTAAATTGAATtgctaatttattttattttatacactAGTTCAGCATTTACAAATTATTTTTCTAATTtgatgtgttttattttttagaaatTCACGCCTTTGTCATTTGTCTCCATATATAGTAAAAACCCCTAGCCACTTTGAGGGGATTAGTAGAACAAACAGTGAGGATTTAGAATTTGAAAGATTTGATTTGCCAAAAAATACATAGAAGTGGGTTTTGAATTGTGACAAGTTGGAGTACATATTGTAAACCAATACCCATGATTATATTACTGAGTGTTATTGAACATGAAAAACTACATTAGATATTTGACTAACATCTGGGTTTCAGTCTTAAATAAACACCGTCAACAGTAGATTTACCATTTATATAGTTTGTTTTCAGAAGCCACAGTGTGAATGTATCAACAGCTTCAGCGTGTGTTAAAGGACTAGAGTTACAATGTTTCATTGCCTGGTTATCACAGTTCATTACcaggttatagcatttctttacTGGGTTATAACGGTTCATTACCAATTTATAACAATATTGTCCTGAGGGAAACATTAGCATTAGATGAGCAATAGTGCTCTCACTCCCCCTGGTGTTCAccactgtaacaacacagcaccctTGGTGCCAAAATAGAGTCCCTATAACCTCTCTGACGTCATTATGCCAAACAGCAGCCAGACAGACTGTGTAGCCAATCACAGGTTGTTTTATTAAGGAGTATTAGACACATCACTATCTGTATCTTTGTGTTTCAAAAATATGTCACTCAATCTTCTTTCTATTTTCTCTGTGAATATGCACTGGTAATAAAAGCACATGGTTTATGAGTGTGCTTTCTGCTTTCCTCTATTCATactaaaaatatataattctctgtatcacagtctctctctctgttgatgtcCAGGACAGTCATCCTGGGTCACGTGATGTTCAGGAGCCACAACTTTCTGGAACGTTTCTGATAGAAATGTGTTGCATAGAGCCAACATATTTCCCTATTCTCAATGACAGACAAACATGTCTGTtctatataatatatttatatctgGATGTTCACTGAAGGCAACCAAGGGTTATATTGAACACTGGTTGACCTCGTACTGTTTCATGAAGTCCTTGAGCATGTTACAGGCTTTACGGTTCTTAGTAGCTTTACACTTCCTCTCCTCTGGAATCTCCTCCAACCATGTCTCATTATCCAGGACATAGACAGGCCTACGGAAGACAGCATTTAGTTATACAGGCCTGGGGTGGACAACATTTAGTTATACAGGCCTGGGGTGGACAACATTTAGTAATACAGGCCTGGGGTGGACAACGTTTAGTAATACAGGTGTGGATAGGATAACATTTAGTCATCCAGGACTAGGGTGGACAGCATTGGAGTCTCTCACTCAAACTGCACTGGAATAGTCTCCCATTCTACACTGTACATGTAGTGTACATTTCCCAATGGAGAAATCACAATCTAGGGCCCAAGTAGTGATAAACCTTTACAGTATCTCAATTAAACAATATTGTAATAAATATCCTCTATGCTGTCTTTTTTTACCTGATGATTCCATGTATTATATCAATGTTGTCTTACAATATATTGACACATACTGTATAGTTAATTGAAAAGGAAGActtatgtcccaaatggaaccctattccatacatggcacactacttttgaccctggctgtgaccccactctccgaatgtgtctcagggggagttgagAGATGCTAAAAATgaatttccaattcacacatgcatataatacacacttgtacatatacatataacacccacctaattattattattattattttataacatgttgcactacttttgaccagagccctatgaaccctggttaaaagtagtgcactatatagggaatagggtaccatttgggtcGCATCCCATCACTTACTTCCCACTGTGGTCAGTGGTGTCAGAGATGGTCCCATCTCTCCCCATGATCAGGTAGTTACTGTCAGTCTTCATGTCAAACCCATCACAGGCTTTACGTTTGATCATGTCTCTCACTGCTCCAGTCTGCATCACATCTTTACCTGGCATAGCAGAGAACCAGCACAACAATAATGTAAAGGAAATTATACTTCAAGAGAATGTTTAAGTACCAAATGGCactgtattccctatatagtgcactacttttgaccaggacccatccaaagtagtgcaccataaGAAATAGGCTGCCTTTTGGGATGCAAACTGTAATATTGTAGAACACTCACCTGTCTGTAGGATTTTGGTCAGTAATGTGGTATAATGTTTAAAGACTCCATCATCGGATGAGTTGACAAACTTGACGACGTACACTGTCAGAAGGACAACATGAAGTGGTGTTAGTACCAACTACAGCACATTAGAAAGAAGAGAGTATTTGGGTTAGAGGTATAAACTCACCATAATTTACAATTGGAGAGAAACAAGCAAAGCTCCTGCGAGTCTCTTTCTCCATGTCTTTACTGTAAGTGACTTTCTTCTTTGGGCAACCACCTGAGACAAAGCAAATAAAAACTAGATACACAATAGTTCAAAATAGTTCAGGCAATATACAAATACATTTTCTGTCCTGAAAATACTATCTGTAAGGAGTGCACATACCCTCTGCACAGGAGCACATATTGTCCTGACAGATCTTGGAGATCATGTTGCTTTTCTGGGGTGAGCTGTAGAACACAGTGCATCTCCTCTCTGTAGGGACATAGTTCAGCATTAGTCACTCAGACAATGGCTGTGTCCCATacggcatcctattccctttattgtgcactacatttgaccggGGCCAAATACCTCATCAGGCTGCACCAGCCCCATGGACCTTCCAGATACATTGCAACCATTGTCTTAACATACCCTAAACTAAACATGGTGGTATACCTGGGTTGTAGTAGTCAAAGACCACAGCAGCAGCAGGCTGCACCAGGCCCATGGGACTGATCTGTTTGGCCCGGAACGCTACACACTGTGGTTCCTCTGTGATCTGGAATACATAGCGACAATACAGCGtcagagggaagagaggacagcCTTGGCGAGAACACGAGAACTCTTTTGCGAATCACTATATGAGTTGTACAGTAGTCATAGCTGattgatgtcatggctttggaTACAAAAGGTCTTACCTCAGCGAAGTAGAGGAACACTTTATTTGGGGCGATGTCATAATGGTCAATGTACTTCTCAGTACCCTTCACATTCTAGAGGAGAGAAATAGAAAAATACATCATTCTATAGTTTGACAACATGTCAATCTGAATCGCTAAAATGTGTTTTCTTCCTGGAACTGATTCTGCTGATAGCAGATATTTCAAAGGGTTTACTTGTAATAACTGGTGGTTGTTTTTTCCTACTAAACGtagggctcgattcaatctgTAGCGCTGAAGATCCGCACTACAGCTtgaaatttaaaggtaattttcaattgagccgacatatcaaatcgtatttgtcacatgctttgtagacaacaggtgtagactaacagtggaaTGCTAACTTacgggtccttcccaacaatgtCGATTTTTTGGGgtgaaataatagaaaaataataagacaaagaataaatacacaatgagtaatcagagagaacagtctatgacttcggtggctggagtctgacaatctttagggccttcctctgacaccgcctggtatagaggtcctggatggcagggagctcaaccccagtgatgtactgggccatacgcactaccctctgccctataggctgtctcatcgtcattggtgatcaggcctaccacctccgtgtcatctgcaaacttaatgatggtgttggagtcatacacggccagtcgtgggtgaacagggactacaggaggggTCTAAGCACATACCCCTGAGGGGCTGCCGTATTGAgcgtcagcatggcggatgtgttgttgcttacCTTCACCAGCtgggggtcggcccgtcaggaagtccaggatccagttgcagagggaggtgttcagtcacagggtccttagcttagtgatgagtttggagggcactatggtgttgaacgctgagctgtagtcaatgaacagcattctcatgttcctttgttcaggtgggaaagggcaatgtggagtgcaatacagattgcgtcatctgtggatctgttggggcggtatgtgaattagAGTGGGACCAGGGTGTctgagatgatggtgttgatgtgagccatgaccagcctttcaaagcatttcatggctacagatgagTGCTACGgtgtgatagtcatttagacaggttaccttggcattcttgggcacagggactatggtggtctgcttg comes from Salvelinus namaycush isolate Seneca chromosome 34, SaNama_1.0, whole genome shotgun sequence and encodes:
- the LOC120028681 gene encoding tripartite motif-containing protein 3-like isoform X2 gives rise to the protein MEFYCESCETAMCLECTEGEHREHVTVPLRDVLEQQKAALKTQLDAIRNRLPQLRAAIELVGEISKQLTDRKNEAVTEISSTFEELERALHLRKTTLITDLENICCTKQKVLQAQLSSLLQGKDNIQSCSSFTEQALSHGSATEVLLVQKQMGERVSALARHTYPEQPHENGHLDCQVETEGLRRSIQNLGVLITTGAIGHTSVATGEGLRHTLVGQHTTVTVTTKDKDSELVKTGNAALRAEIMSVDGAVTTETEVVDNKNGTYEVGYTMRSEGEFSFSLLLYDQPVRGSPFRLRAVKPSDVLQSPDDVKRRVKSPSGTGGHIRQKAVRRPSSMYSTTKKKENPIEDELIYRVGTRGRDKAEFTNLQGISTSSNGRIVVADSNNQCIQVFSNDGAFKLRFGVRGRSPGQLQRPTGVTVDMNGDIIVADYDNRWVSIFSSDGKFKSKIGAGRLMGPKGVAVDRNGHIITVDNKACCVFIFQANGKLVTKFGARGTSDRQFTEKSGTNISLEPKLSKSGPAFSPHFVAINNKNEIVVTDFHNHSVKVYSADGEFLFKFGSHGEGNGQFNAPTGVAVDANGNIIVADWGNSRIQVFDSSGSFLSYINTTADPLYGPQGLSLTSDGHVAVADSGNHCFKVYRYLQ